In one Achromobacter spanius genomic region, the following are encoded:
- a CDS encoding ABC transporter permease has translation MFEIFGVPSSALFGQLLLGLINGSFYALLSIGLAVIFGLLNIINFAHGAQYTAGAFLAWMLLNYLGVNYWAALVLVPLIMAVFAVVVERLLISRTYRMDHLYGLLLTFGIALLIEGGLRQAYGVSGLPYTIPKALTGGVNLGFMFLPWYRGWAVVVSLVLCLAVWVLIEKTRVGAMLRAATENPTIVRSFGINVPLLITLTYALGVALASVAGVIAAPIYQVSPMMGSNLVVVVFAVVVIGGMGSIMGAIVSGFGLGIIEGLTKVFYPEAANLAIFIIMVLVLLCKPAGLFGKPLQVQNVLAAEATRQPVQLSRRAMRVAMAVLAVVALAAPWFVYPTFLMKVLCFALFAAAFNLLVGYVGLLSFGHAAFFGAAAYATGIVMKLLGATPELGLLAGVVTGGLLGLVFGAIAIRRQGIYFAMITLALSQLVYFIAVQAGFTGGEDGLQSVPRGKLFGIFDLQNVMPMYYFTLAVFALGYAFVLRVLNSPFGEVIRSVRDNEQRARSLGYSTSRYKLLAFTLSASVAGLAGGLKVLVFGVASLTDVHWHANGEVVLMALLGGIGTVFGPLVGAFTFVSLQNYLAPLGSWVLIVQGAIFVLCVLLFRDGIMGLVSRAWLAATGAKKES, from the coding sequence GTGTTCGAAATTTTCGGTGTGCCGTCCTCGGCGCTGTTCGGCCAGCTTCTGCTTGGCCTGATCAACGGTTCTTTCTACGCCTTGCTCTCGATTGGGCTGGCGGTGATTTTCGGCCTGTTGAACATCATCAACTTCGCCCATGGCGCGCAGTACACGGCCGGCGCGTTTCTGGCCTGGATGCTGCTGAATTACCTGGGCGTGAACTACTGGGCCGCGCTGGTGCTGGTGCCGCTGATCATGGCGGTGTTCGCCGTCGTGGTTGAACGCCTGTTGATTTCCCGCACCTATCGCATGGACCACTTGTATGGGCTGCTGCTGACCTTTGGCATTGCCCTTCTGATTGAAGGCGGGCTGCGTCAGGCCTATGGCGTGTCGGGCCTGCCCTACACCATTCCCAAGGCGCTGACCGGGGGTGTGAACCTGGGCTTCATGTTCCTGCCTTGGTACCGCGGCTGGGCGGTGGTGGTGTCGCTGGTGCTGTGCCTGGCGGTATGGGTGCTGATCGAGAAAACGCGCGTGGGCGCCATGCTGCGCGCCGCCACCGAGAACCCCACCATCGTGCGCTCGTTCGGCATCAACGTGCCCTTGCTGATCACGCTGACCTACGCGCTGGGCGTGGCGCTGGCCTCGGTGGCGGGCGTGATCGCGGCGCCCATCTACCAGGTGAGCCCGATGATGGGGTCGAACCTGGTCGTGGTGGTGTTCGCGGTGGTGGTGATTGGCGGCATGGGGTCCATCATGGGCGCTATCGTCAGCGGCTTCGGGCTGGGCATCATCGAAGGCCTGACCAAGGTGTTCTACCCCGAGGCCGCCAACCTGGCGATCTTCATCATCATGGTGCTGGTGCTGCTGTGCAAGCCGGCCGGGCTGTTCGGCAAGCCTTTGCAGGTGCAAAACGTGCTGGCCGCCGAAGCCACGCGCCAACCGGTGCAACTGAGCCGCCGCGCCATGCGCGTGGCGATGGCGGTGCTGGCCGTGGTGGCCTTGGCCGCGCCGTGGTTCGTCTACCCCACGTTTTTGATGAAGGTGCTGTGCTTTGCGCTGTTTGCCGCGGCATTCAATCTGCTGGTGGGCTACGTGGGCTTGCTGTCGTTCGGCCATGCGGCATTCTTTGGCGCGGCCGCGTATGCAACCGGTATCGTCATGAAGTTGCTGGGCGCCACGCCGGAACTCGGGCTCTTGGCGGGCGTGGTGACGGGCGGGCTGCTGGGGCTGGTGTTCGGCGCCATCGCCATCCGCCGTCAGGGCATCTACTTCGCGATGATCACCCTTGCGCTGTCGCAACTGGTCTACTTCATTGCGGTGCAAGCGGGCTTCACGGGGGGCGAAGACGGCTTGCAAAGCGTGCCGCGCGGCAAGCTGTTCGGCATTTTCGATTTGCAGAACGTGATGCCGATGTACTACTTCACGCTGGCCGTATTTGCCCTGGGCTATGCCTTCGTGTTGCGCGTGCTGAATTCCCCCTTCGGCGAAGTGATCCGTTCGGTGCGCGACAACGAGCAGCGGGCGCGGTCATTGGGCTATTCCACGTCGCGCTACAAGTTGCTGGCGTTCACGCTGTCGGCCTCGGTGGCGGGCTTGGCGGGGGGCTTGAAGGTGCTGGTGTTTGGCGTGGCGTCGCTGACGGACGTGCATTGGCACGCCAACGGCGAAGTGGTGTTGATGGCGCTCTTGGGCGGTATCGGCACGGTGTTCGGACCGCTGGTCGGCGCTTTCACGTTTGTGTCCCTGCAGAACTATCTGGCGCCGCTGGGGTCCTGGGTGCTGATTGTGCAGGGCGCAATCTTTGTCCTGTGCGTGCTGCTGTTCCGAGACGGCATCATGGGTTTGGTGTCGCGTGCCTGGTTGGCCGCGACGGGCGCAAAAAAGGAGTCCTGA
- a CDS encoding Dabb family protein codes for MFLHVVMLQLSPAADSHFHARVQAYCDRILAECEGVAGYAFRPNQANRADGLTHAVVAAFTDSAAHDRYQVSPAHQEMKTYMADFIDRLVVFDGEIPTFS; via the coding sequence ATGTTTCTGCATGTGGTGATGTTGCAACTGTCGCCCGCCGCCGACAGCCATTTTCATGCCCGCGTTCAAGCTTATTGCGACCGCATCCTGGCCGAATGCGAGGGGGTGGCCGGCTACGCGTTCCGGCCTAACCAGGCCAACCGCGCCGATGGCCTGACGCACGCCGTGGTGGCGGCCTTTACGGACAGCGCGGCGCATGACCGCTACCAGGTGTCGCCCGCGCATCAGGAAATGAAAACCTATATGGCGGATTTCATCGACCGCCTGGTGGTTTTCGATGGCGAGATCCCTACATTTTCCTGA
- a CDS encoding fumarylacetoacetate hydrolase family protein, with translation MDYVLPPQPPVAVPVAGSAALFPVRRVYCVGRNYAEHAKEMGFTGREDPFFFCKPADAVRSVADGETGKMTYPPKTSNLHYEMELVVVLGKGGRDIPVDQANDCVWGYALGLDMTRRDLQGEMKKQGRPWEIGKAFDESAPIGPIHPRSVVGTLDKGAIWLDVNGQRKQASDISQMLWNIPESISYLSGLFELQPGDIIFTGTPEGVGAVVQGDVITGGVEGLGELRVQIV, from the coding sequence ATGGACTACGTATTACCTCCCCAACCGCCCGTGGCGGTCCCCGTTGCCGGCAGCGCCGCGCTGTTTCCGGTGCGCCGCGTTTACTGCGTGGGCCGCAACTACGCCGAACACGCCAAGGAAATGGGTTTCACCGGCCGTGAAGACCCGTTCTTCTTCTGCAAGCCCGCCGACGCCGTGCGCTCGGTGGCTGATGGCGAGACGGGCAAGATGACGTACCCGCCCAAGACCTCGAACCTGCACTACGAAATGGAGTTGGTTGTGGTGCTGGGCAAGGGCGGCCGTGACATTCCGGTCGACCAAGCCAATGACTGCGTGTGGGGCTACGCGCTGGGTCTGGACATGACCCGCCGCGATCTGCAAGGCGAAATGAAAAAGCAGGGCCGCCCCTGGGAAATCGGCAAGGCCTTCGATGAGTCCGCCCCGATCGGCCCGATTCACCCGCGCAGCGTCGTGGGCACGCTGGACAAGGGCGCGATCTGGCTGGACGTGAACGGCCAGCGCAAGCAGGCGAGCGACATCTCGCAGATGCTGTGGAATATTCCGGAAAGCATTTCCTACCTGTCGGGCCTGTTTGAACTGCAACCGGGCGACATCATCTTCACCGGCACGCCCGAAGGCGTGGGCGCCGTGGTGCAAGGCGACGTGATCACGGGTGGCGTGGAAGGGCTGGGCGAACTGCGCGTGCAGATCGTCTGA
- a CDS encoding entericidin A/B family lipoprotein, with amino-acid sequence MRGKIVLTAFVVFGFVLAGCNTVAGMGRDMSRAGNAITNAADK; translated from the coding sequence ATGCGCGGCAAGATCGTGCTGACCGCCTTTGTTGTATTCGGATTCGTGCTCGCCGGTTGCAATACCGTGGCGGGGATGGGCCGCGATATGTCCCGGGCCGGCAATGCCATCACCAACGCGGCCGACAAGTAA